One region of Turicibacter bilis genomic DNA includes:
- a CDS encoding carbamoyl phosphate synthase small subunit — protein sequence MYNRKLVLEDGTVFLGTAFGCLEPMIGEVVFNTGMTGYQEILSDPSYFGQMVTMTYPLIGNYGINDHDFESFSPSASALIVKEYCEVPSNWRSAKTLSELLEAKGVPGLCNVDTRALTIKIREHGAIRGMIADINKSNEEILAELKATPVLDRHVEQVSTKMVYSAPGKGHRIVLVDFGVKKGIIRDLTARGCEVIVVPFNTTASQIDHLNPDGVVLSNGPGDPKDVVEALPMIREVQEKYPLMGICLGHQLFALANGADTKKMKFGHRGCNHPVKDLETNKVHITSQNHGYEVCRQSVENTPLEITHVALNDNTVEGLKHKEYKAFTVQYHPEASPGPDDASYLFDRFITNLK from the coding sequence ATGTATAATCGTAAGCTTGTATTAGAAGATGGAACAGTATTTTTAGGAACAGCATTTGGATGCCTTGAACCGATGATCGGGGAAGTCGTATTCAATACAGGGATGACAGGATATCAAGAAATTTTATCGGACCCATCATACTTTGGGCAAATGGTTACGATGACGTATCCTTTAATCGGTAACTATGGAATTAATGATCATGACTTTGAATCATTCTCACCATCAGCATCAGCCTTAATCGTTAAAGAGTATTGTGAAGTGCCATCAAACTGGCGTTCAGCAAAAACATTAAGCGAATTATTAGAAGCAAAAGGTGTACCAGGTTTATGTAATGTGGATACTCGTGCTTTAACAATTAAAATTCGTGAGCATGGAGCTATCCGTGGAATGATTGCAGACATCAATAAAAGTAATGAAGAAATTTTAGCAGAGTTAAAAGCAACACCAGTATTAGATCGTCATGTTGAACAGGTATCAACAAAAATGGTTTACTCAGCACCAGGAAAGGGACATCGTATTGTTTTAGTTGATTTTGGTGTGAAAAAAGGAATCATCCGTGACTTAACAGCACGTGGATGTGAAGTCATCGTTGTCCCATTTAATACGACAGCTTCTCAAATCGATCACTTAAATCCAGATGGAGTTGTTTTAAGTAACGGACCTGGGGATCCAAAAGATGTCGTTGAAGCTTTACCAATGATTCGTGAAGTTCAGGAAAAATATCCATTAATGGGAATCTGCTTAGGGCATCAATTATTCGCGTTAGCAAATGGTGCAGACACGAAGAAAATGAAATTTGGACACCGTGGATGTAACCATCCAGTTAAAGATTTAGAAACAAACAAAGTTCACATTACTTCTCAAAATCATGGATATGAAGTATGTCGTCAATCAGTTGAAAATACACCACTAGAAATCACTCATGTTGCTTTAAATGACAACACAGTTGAAGGATTAAAACATAAAGAATATAAAGCATTTACTGTTCAATACCACCCTGAAGCATCACCAGGACCAGACGATGCAAGTTATTTATTCGATCGTTTTATTACTAATTTAAAATAA
- a CDS encoding dihydroorotase, whose translation MILLKNGRQINESNELVAVDLLVKDGIIIKMTECIENTEAQVYDLAGKLVSPGLIDVHVHLREPGYERKETIETGTKAAARGGYTTIAAMANTIPVPDSMESVTYIEGLLQQSAQVRVFPYAAITLGERGQEIVDVEALSETSILGFSDDGRGIQEAGVMYQAMQRAKAVNKPIVAHCEDDSLLFGGYLHDGEYAKANGHRGILSVSESAQIARDIMLAQATGVHYHICHISTKESVELVRFAKAQGINVTAEVSPHHLILCDTDIVNDDPNFKMNPPLRADADRIACVQGLLDGTIDVIATDHAPHHEDEKAWGIETAPFGIVGLETAFPLMYTTFVKTGKMTLKQLIDCMSTKPATIFNLPYGKLEVGAVADITIIDLDKEMEIDSTQFLSKGKNTPFNGYRVAGWPVMTLVGGKVTYKDEQVN comes from the coding sequence ATGATTCTTTTAAAAAATGGGCGACAAATCAATGAGAGTAATGAATTAGTAGCTGTTGACCTTTTAGTCAAAGATGGAATCATTATTAAAATGACTGAATGTATTGAAAATACTGAGGCACAAGTTTATGATTTAGCAGGAAAATTAGTCTCGCCAGGATTAATCGATGTTCATGTTCACTTAAGAGAACCAGGGTATGAGCGAAAAGAAACAATTGAAACAGGAACGAAAGCTGCCGCACGTGGTGGATATACAACGATTGCAGCGATGGCAAACACGATTCCAGTCCCAGATTCAATGGAAAGTGTGACCTATATCGAAGGGTTATTACAACAATCGGCACAAGTACGTGTTTTCCCGTATGCAGCTATCACCCTTGGTGAGAGAGGACAAGAGATTGTTGATGTTGAGGCTTTATCAGAAACAAGTATCTTAGGGTTTTCAGATGATGGACGTGGAATTCAAGAAGCGGGTGTAATGTATCAAGCGATGCAACGTGCCAAGGCTGTGAATAAACCAATTGTTGCACACTGTGAAGATGATAGTTTGTTATTCGGTGGATATTTACATGATGGAGAATACGCAAAAGCAAATGGACATCGCGGAATTTTATCAGTTAGCGAATCAGCGCAAATAGCTCGTGATATTATGTTAGCTCAGGCGACGGGGGTTCATTACCATATCTGCCACATTAGTACGAAGGAAAGTGTTGAATTAGTTCGATTTGCAAAAGCCCAAGGAATTAATGTGACTGCTGAGGTGTCACCGCATCATTTAATTCTTTGTGATACAGACATCGTTAACGATGATCCAAACTTCAAGATGAATCCGCCACTACGTGCTGATGCTGATCGCATAGCATGTGTGCAAGGTTTATTAGATGGAACAATTGATGTTATTGCAACAGATCATGCTCCACATCATGAAGATGAAAAAGCATGGGGAATTGAAACAGCACCATTTGGGATTGTGGGATTAGAAACAGCTTTTCCATTAATGTATACGACATTCGTTAAAACAGGGAAGATGACATTAAAACAATTAATTGATTGTATGAGTACAAAGCCTGCAACTATCTTCAATTTACCATACGGAAAATTAGAAGTTGGAGCAGTAGCAGACATTACCATCATCGATTTAGATAAAGAGATGGAAATTGATTCAACTCAATTTTTATCAAAAGGAAAGAATACGCCATTTAATGGTTACCGTGTAGCGGGATGGCCAGTGATGACATTAGTAGGTGGCAAAGTGACCTACAAAGACGAACAGGTGAATTAA
- a CDS encoding aspartate carbamoyltransferase catalytic subunit gives MSAIKHLTRLSDFTVEEIMEILERANRYASGETIPQLEGKVVANLFFEPSTRTQYSFMMAEQKLGLKTMDFTAETSSVQKGETLYDTVKTFEAIGVDGVVIRHPQNNYFEELIPNLNIPIFNGGDGSGNHPTQSLLDLLTIYQEYGKFEGLKIAIVGDIAHSRVAHTNIEVMNRLGMEVHLVAPEQFQEEGYAWENLDDVLEEMDIIMLLRVQHERHHGGMQLTKEEYHEQYGLTVEREKRMKEGAIIMHPAPFNRGVEIADDVVECKRSRIFKQMSNGVFIRMAVLVGSLGYVD, from the coding sequence ATGAGTGCTATTAAACATTTAACACGATTGTCAGATTTTACAGTAGAAGAAATTATGGAAATTTTAGAACGTGCTAATCGTTATGCATCTGGTGAAACAATTCCACAACTTGAAGGAAAAGTGGTAGCTAATCTCTTTTTTGAACCGAGTACACGAACGCAATACTCATTTATGATGGCAGAACAAAAATTAGGATTAAAAACAATGGATTTCACAGCTGAAACGTCAAGTGTTCAAAAAGGTGAGACGTTATACGATACTGTCAAAACGTTTGAAGCAATCGGAGTTGATGGAGTGGTAATTCGCCATCCACAAAATAATTACTTCGAAGAATTAATTCCTAATTTAAACATTCCAATCTTCAACGGAGGAGATGGAAGTGGAAATCATCCAACCCAATCATTATTAGATTTATTAACGATTTATCAAGAGTACGGTAAATTTGAAGGATTAAAAATTGCAATCGTTGGTGACATCGCGCACTCTCGTGTAGCTCACACAAATATCGAAGTGATGAACCGATTAGGAATGGAGGTTCACTTAGTAGCTCCTGAACAATTCCAAGAAGAAGGATACGCATGGGAGAACTTAGATGATGTGCTAGAAGAAATGGATATTATCATGTTACTTCGTGTTCAACATGAGCGTCATCACGGTGGAATGCAGTTAACAAAAGAAGAATACCATGAGCAGTATGGCTTAACGGTTGAACGTGAAAAACGCATGAAAGAAGGAGCTATCATTATGCATCCAGCCCCATTTAACCGCGGAGTAGAAATTGCAGACGATGTCGTTGAATGTAAACGTAGTCGAATCTTCAAACAAATGAGTAATGGGGTATTTATTCGAATGGCAGTGTTGGTGGGATCCCTGGGCTACGTGGATTAA